A single window of Vibrio sp. SCSIO 43137 DNA harbors:
- the cysK gene encoding cysteine synthase A: protein MSKIYEDNTLTIGQTPLVRLNRVSKGNVLAKVEARNPSFSVKDRIGANMIWEAEKSGKLKAGVELVEPTSGNTGIALAFVAAARGYKLTLTMPESMSLERRKLLKALGANLELTEAAKGMKGAIAKAEEIVASDPDKYLLLQQFNNPANPAIHEKTTGPEIWDATDGEVDVIVAGVGTGGTITGASRYIKGEKGKAITSVAVEPAESPVIAQVLAGEEIQPAPHKIQGIGAGFIPENLDLELLDRVEAVTSEEAIEMARRLMEEEGILAGISSGAAVVAANRIAELPEFEGKTIVTILPSSGERYLSTALFSGLFTEKENQQ, encoded by the coding sequence GAGCAAAGGAAACGTACTGGCTAAAGTAGAAGCACGTAACCCAAGCTTCAGCGTCAAAGACCGTATTGGCGCCAATATGATCTGGGAAGCTGAAAAGTCAGGAAAACTAAAAGCGGGCGTTGAACTTGTGGAACCAACAAGTGGTAACACTGGTATTGCTCTGGCTTTTGTTGCTGCAGCTCGCGGCTATAAACTGACCCTGACTATGCCTGAGTCAATGAGCCTTGAGCGTCGTAAGCTGCTTAAAGCACTAGGCGCAAATCTTGAGCTGACAGAAGCAGCAAAAGGCATGAAAGGTGCCATTGCTAAAGCAGAAGAGATTGTTGCCAGCGACCCTGATAAATACCTGTTACTACAACAGTTCAATAACCCTGCAAACCCTGCTATTCATGAAAAGACTACTGGCCCTGAAATCTGGGATGCCACAGACGGTGAAGTAGACGTTATTGTCGCAGGTGTTGGTACCGGCGGTACAATCACAGGTGCCAGCCGTTATATTAAAGGTGAAAAAGGCAAAGCTATTACTTCTGTTGCTGTTGAACCGGCAGAGTCTCCGGTCATTGCACAGGTTTTAGCCGGCGAAGAGATTCAGCCAGCCCCTCACAAAATTCAGGGTATCGGTGCCGGCTTCATTCCGGAGAACTTAGATTTAGAACTTCTGGATAGAGTGGAAGCCGTGACATCAGAAGAGGCGATCGAAATGGCACGTCGCCTGATGGAAGAAGAAGGTATTCTGGCGGGAATTTCATCCGGTGCGGCTGTTGTAGCGGCAAATCGCATTGCAGAATTGCCAGAGTTCGAAGGTAAAACAATTGTTACAATCTTACCAAGCTCAGGTGAGCGATACCTAAGTACCGCGCTGTTCTCAGGCCTGTTCACTGAGAAAGAGAATCAGCAATAA